In one Nitrospira sp. CR1.1 genomic region, the following are encoded:
- a CDS encoding acyl carrier protein — MTTTPSDADNREQILRLLGEIAPEADLASINPEVSFRDQLDLDSMDFLNFVVAIHKAFHLEIPETDYPKYMTLNGCLAQLSAARS; from the coding sequence ATGACGACCACCCCATCGGACGCTGACAATCGAGAACAGATCCTACGCCTCCTGGGCGAGATTGCCCCCGAAGCCGATCTGGCCTCGATCAACCCCGAGGTCAGTTTTCGAGACCAGCTCGACCTCGACTCGATGGACTTCCTCAACTTCGTGGTGGCCATCCACAAGGCATTCCACCTTGAGATCCCTGAAACCGATTATCCCAAATACATGACCTTGAACGGCTGTCTCGCTCAACTCTCAGCCGCCCGATCATGA
- a CDS encoding 2-oxo acid dehydrogenase subunit E2: protein MAEFVMPTLGADMTEGTLVQWKKQIGDRITKGDIIAEVDTEKAAIEVECHANGIIEQLLTKPGDQVPVGTVMAVIREEGQAAAAVSQPQQIAPQPAAPQPVLPPGAKAAPSPSPGSRLRISPAARKLATERGFDPTGLQGTGPERAVTLEDIERATAVTSDIVKPVSPADRQARMRQTIAAAMARSKREIPHYYLSTTIDMGRALAWLKQANEQRPVTERLLYGVLLIKAVALALRQVPELNALWKDGDAGRTNRIHIGTAISLRQGGLVAPALHDADRASLGDLMQRFQDLVKRARAGSLRSSELSDPTITVTSLGEQGVETVFGVIYPPQVALVGFGKVVERPWVADGRIVPRPVVTASLSADHRVSDGHRGGLFLAEIDRLLQEPQSL from the coding sequence ATGGCTGAATTCGTCATGCCCACCCTTGGCGCGGACATGACCGAGGGGACCTTGGTGCAGTGGAAAAAACAGATCGGAGACCGGATCACGAAGGGAGACATCATCGCGGAGGTCGATACGGAAAAGGCCGCTATCGAGGTCGAATGCCATGCCAACGGGATCATCGAACAGTTGCTGACCAAGCCCGGAGACCAAGTACCAGTCGGCACGGTCATGGCGGTGATTCGTGAAGAAGGGCAGGCTGCGGCCGCAGTATCACAACCACAACAGATCGCGCCGCAGCCGGCGGCCCCTCAGCCAGTTCTCCCGCCCGGCGCCAAGGCCGCGCCCTCACCGTCTCCTGGCAGCCGCCTGCGCATCTCTCCCGCAGCCCGAAAGCTGGCCACCGAGCGAGGGTTTGATCCGACAGGCCTGCAGGGAACCGGTCCGGAGAGGGCCGTTACGCTGGAGGATATCGAACGAGCCACCGCCGTCACATCGGACATCGTAAAACCAGTCAGTCCCGCCGATCGCCAGGCGCGTATGCGGCAGACCATCGCGGCAGCCATGGCTCGCTCCAAACGCGAGATTCCCCATTATTATCTGAGCACAACGATCGACATGGGCCGCGCGCTCGCGTGGCTGAAGCAGGCAAATGAACAACGTCCAGTGACGGAACGTCTCCTCTATGGCGTCCTGTTGATCAAAGCGGTGGCCCTCGCGCTGCGTCAGGTTCCCGAGTTAAATGCGCTGTGGAAGGACGGCGACGCAGGCAGGACTAACCGGATTCATATCGGCACGGCCATTTCCCTGCGCCAGGGTGGCCTCGTTGCGCCGGCCTTGCACGACGCCGACCGCGCGAGTCTCGGCGACTTGATGCAACGGTTCCAGGACCTCGTGAAACGGGCCCGCGCCGGTTCGTTACGGAGTTCAGAACTGTCGGACCCGACCATCACCGTCACCAGCCTGGGCGAACAAGGAGTGGAAACCGTGTTCGGAGTCATTTATCCTCCGCAGGTGGCCTTGGTGGGATTCGGCAAGGTGGTTGAACGGCCGTGGGTGGCCGACGGGCGGATCGTCCCGCGGCCGGTCGTGACCGCCTCCTTGTCCGCCGACCATCGTGTCAGCGACGGCCATCGCGGAGGATTGTTTCTGGCGGAAATCGATCGCCTATTACAGGAGCCCCAATCGCTATGA
- a CDS encoding phosphoribosyltransferase, producing MFKNREEAGELLAQELVAFRNDPDAILLALPRGGVTVAYQVSLALHLPLDVLITRKIGAPGNPEYALGAVSETGAVYWNQDALSDLALSERERAAAVQAQQKEVSRRVALYRQGRPFPNLKDRTVIIVDDGLATGATFFASVETARQAHPRRIIGAIPVGPRSTVQEARSLVDQLVVLRVPEPFYAVGNFYRDFEQVEDRDVLQYLNLAEEAFISKS from the coding sequence ATGTTCAAAAACCGTGAAGAAGCCGGCGAACTCCTGGCGCAGGAACTGGTCGCCTTTCGCAACGACCCTGATGCCATCCTGCTCGCGCTTCCGCGCGGAGGGGTGACGGTGGCCTATCAAGTGAGCCTGGCTCTGCACCTTCCGCTCGACGTGCTCATCACCCGCAAAATCGGCGCGCCGGGAAATCCGGAATATGCGCTGGGCGCTGTCAGTGAAACAGGAGCGGTCTACTGGAATCAGGACGCTCTATCCGACCTTGCGCTTTCGGAACGTGAACGCGCTGCCGCCGTACAGGCGCAACAAAAGGAAGTCTCCCGGCGGGTGGCGTTGTACCGGCAGGGACGGCCCTTCCCGAACCTGAAAGACCGGACCGTCATTATTGTGGACGACGGTTTGGCAACCGGCGCCACTTTCTTTGCCTCGGTCGAGACCGCGCGGCAGGCCCATCCGCGCCGCATCATCGGTGCGATCCCGGTCGGCCCTCGCAGCACCGTGCAGGAAGCCCGCAGCCTGGTCGATCAACTAGTGGTGCTGCGGGTTCCGGAACCCTTTTATGCCGTCGGGAATTTTTACCGGGACTTCGAGCAGGTCGAAGACCGGGACGTGTTGCAGTATCTCAACCTGGCTGAAGAAGCGTTCATCTCCAAATCGTAA
- a CDS encoding alpha-ketoacid dehydrogenase subunit beta — translation MTITYREAVRSGMREALQRDPRVFLMGEDVGKYGGTYACSKGFLDEFGPERIRDTPLSESTFVGAGIGAALGGMRPIVEVMTVNFSLLALDQIMNNAATLRHMSGGQFSVPLVVRMATGAGRQVAAQHSHSLEGWYAHIPGITVLTPATVTDARGMLLTALEQPDPVFIFEHAYLYPMEGPVEEGPLAVEISHAAIRRVGKDVSLLTFGGSLWKALAAATQLAQDGIDAEVVDLRVLRPLDRNGLLTSVRKTHRAVVIDEAWRTGSFAAEVSAVIMEQAFYDLDAPVARVCSEEVPIPYPKHLEEAALPTVEKIVQAVRRLLG, via the coding sequence ATGACTATCACCTACAGGGAAGCGGTACGGAGCGGCATGCGGGAGGCCTTGCAGCGCGATCCTCGCGTATTCCTCATGGGGGAAGACGTCGGCAAGTACGGCGGCACCTATGCCTGCAGCAAAGGGTTTCTCGATGAGTTCGGCCCTGAACGGATTCGAGACACGCCGCTGTCAGAGAGCACCTTCGTCGGCGCGGGCATCGGCGCGGCGCTCGGCGGCATGCGCCCGATCGTGGAGGTCATGACCGTCAACTTCAGCCTGCTGGCGCTGGATCAAATCATGAACAATGCCGCCACGCTCCGGCATATGTCGGGCGGACAATTCAGCGTGCCGCTCGTCGTCCGCATGGCCACCGGCGCCGGCCGCCAAGTGGCCGCGCAACATTCGCATAGCCTGGAAGGTTGGTACGCGCATATTCCCGGCATTACTGTCCTGACACCCGCAACCGTCACCGATGCGCGCGGAATGCTGCTCACCGCTCTCGAACAACCGGATCCGGTCTTCATCTTCGAACACGCCTATCTGTATCCCATGGAAGGGCCTGTGGAAGAGGGACCGCTTGCGGTGGAGATCTCGCATGCGGCAATCCGTCGAGTCGGCAAAGATGTCAGTCTGCTCACCTTCGGCGGCAGCCTCTGGAAGGCGTTGGCAGCCGCAACACAACTGGCGCAGGATGGCATCGACGCCGAGGTGGTAGATCTACGGGTCTTGCGCCCGCTCGATCGTAACGGCCTTCTGACATCGGTCCGCAAAACGCACCGGGCCGTCGTGATCGACGAAGCCTGGCGCACCGGAAGTTTCGCCGCGGAAGTCTCCGCCGTGATCATGGAACAAGCCTTTTACGACTTGGACGCGCCGGTCGCGCGGGTGTGCAGCGAGGAGGTTCCGATTCCCTATCCGAAACATCTGGAGGAGGCGGCGCTGCCGACGGTGGAGAAAATCGTGCAGGCGGTTCGCAGGCTGCTGGGATAA
- a CDS encoding Hsp20 family protein, with the protein MSGLTRWEPFRTQFNPWRELEDVEKRLSAMWGRTPAKADGQQEAIAVAEWSPLVDITEDEKEYLIKAELPEIKKEDVKLTVQDNVLAISGERKYEKEEKGKKYHRVERAYGSFLRSFTLPEDADGSKVAAEYKEGILKVHLPKSEQVKAKSIEVKVS; encoded by the coding sequence ATGAGTGGACTCACCCGCTGGGAACCATTTCGCACACAGTTCAATCCCTGGAGAGAGTTGGAAGATGTCGAGAAACGCCTCTCCGCCATGTGGGGCCGGACGCCGGCGAAGGCAGACGGCCAGCAGGAAGCCATTGCAGTCGCGGAATGGTCTCCCCTGGTCGACATCACCGAAGACGAGAAGGAATACCTGATTAAGGCGGAGTTGCCGGAGATCAAAAAAGAAGACGTGAAACTGACGGTGCAGGACAATGTGCTAGCCATCTCCGGCGAGCGCAAATACGAGAAGGAAGAGAAGGGCAAGAAGTATCATCGCGTCGAGCGCGCGTACGGGAGTTTCCTGCGGAGCTTCACGCTCCCGGAAGATGCCGACGGCAGCAAGGTCGCCGCGGAATACAAAGAAGGCATCCTCAAAGTGCATCTGCCGAAATCGGAACAGGTCAAAGCGAAATCGATCGAGGTGAAGGTCTCCTAA
- a CDS encoding ATPase: MNNHPEGGHSARRDRFVEEYKHDSYKMPGKLKEPTVCKTCGALYHKGRWTWDTRPAAAEQIICPACLRIQDKNPKGFVTLKGPYKAQHRDQVMGLIHNTEAQEKKTYPLARIMTIEDRDEGLVVLTTDAHLPRRIGEALKHSHHGELDIQYDRDEDFIRITWTG; this comes from the coding sequence ATGAACAACCACCCCGAAGGCGGCCACAGCGCGCGCCGCGATCGATTCGTTGAGGAATATAAACACGATTCGTACAAGATGCCGGGCAAGTTGAAGGAACCGACCGTCTGCAAGACATGCGGCGCCCTCTACCATAAAGGTCGCTGGACCTGGGACACCAGGCCGGCGGCCGCCGAGCAGATCATCTGTCCGGCGTGCCTCCGCATCCAGGACAAAAATCCCAAAGGATTCGTGACCCTGAAAGGACCGTACAAGGCGCAGCATCGCGATCAGGTGATGGGGCTCATCCATAATACCGAGGCGCAGGAAAAGAAAACCTATCCCCTGGCTCGTATTATGACGATCGAAGACCGGGATGAGGGTCTGGTCGTCCTCACTACCGATGCCCACTTGCCCCGGCGTATCGGCGAAGCATTGAAACATTCGCACCATGGCGAGTTGGACATTCAGTACGACCGGGACGAGGATTTCATCCGAATCACATGGACCGGCTAG